Proteins from a genomic interval of Spea bombifrons isolate aSpeBom1 chromosome 4, aSpeBom1.2.pri, whole genome shotgun sequence:
- the RTBDN gene encoding retbindin yields MSAVLLSLLSSFLLFSISEASPGSCILERKQQKAAPSAEPGLTRCQQYSNNACCSPDLAHVPLSPPFPWDQCGRLSPRCDSYVRHVGCMYLCSPHISAWGSPESATGIKELPLCGKFCDQWFDACKDDLICTAGNAVGTNCSQECVTYTQAFGSGRQMCDNVWDHSFIAVTEPCFCITPTQQGAGISSENPTPADLDSTQEGPSGASEICSQELQKVPSKKRVRKALRKRSVFVEDVEGSGSGF; encoded by the exons ATGTCCGCcgtcctcctctccctcctctcctccTTCCTCTTGTTCTCCATATCCGAGGCGTctccaggcagctgcatattggAGAGGAAGCAGCAGAAAGCGGCCCCGTCTGCGGAGCCCGGACTGACCAGGTGCCAGCAGTACTCAAACA ACGCCTGCTGTTCTCCTGACCTCGCGCACGTCCCCCTCAGCCCCCCATTTCCTTGGGATCAGTGCGGCCGCCTCAGCCCAAG GTGTGACTCCTACGTCCGCCATGTTGGATGCATGTACCTCTGCTCCCCGCACATCTCCGCATGGGGGAGCCCCGAATCTGCCACTGGAATCAAGGAGCTGCCATTGTGCGGCAAGTTCTGTGACCAATG GTTCGACGCCTGCAAAGATGATTTAATTTGCACAGCAGGCAACGCCGTCGGCACCAACTGCTCTCAGGAATGTGTCACGTACACACAG GCGTTTGGATCAGGCAGACAGATGTGCGATAACGTCTGGGACCACTCTTTTATAGCTGTGACAGAGCCATGCTTTTGCATCACCCCCACACAGCAGGGGGCGGGCATTTCTTCCGAGAACCCCACCCCTGCAGATCTGGACTCCACCCAGGAGGGACCATCTGGAGCATCGGAGATATGCTCCCAGGAGCTTCAAAAAGTCCCATCCAAAAAGAGGGTCAGGAAGGCTTTGCGCAAGAGGAGTGTTTTTGTCGAAGACGTGGAGGGAAGCGGAAGCGGGTTTTGA
- the RNASEH2A gene encoding ribonuclease H2 subunit A, producing the protein MDLEDFERDNSRNQLLVSSVPDVCRTEDCCLGIDEAGRGPVLGPMVYGICYFPVSRKKDLVDLKVADSKTLSESEREQLFEKLNAAPDYIGWAVHILSPNVISTSMQQRAKYNLNALSHDTAIGLIQYALDAGVQLTEVFVDTVGPAEKYQEKLKQRFPGLDVTVRPKADSLFPVVSAASICAKVARDRAVKGWKFVEDLGDIDTNYGSGYPNDPKTKEWLARYLDPVFGYPQFVRFSWSTAQTILQSRAAPVIWADDEDAAAGSTGKSSSQPVLSSYFSSQKEDCQPKRHRFFQERLLEPLSDL; encoded by the exons ATGGATCTGGAGGATTTCGAACGGGATAATTCCCGCAACCAGCTTTTGGTCTCCTCCGTGCCCGATGTGTGCAGGACGGAGGACTGCTGCCTGGGGATAGATGAAGCTGGCCGGGGACCCGTGCTGG GCCCCATGGTTTATGGGATCTGTTACTTTCCCGTGTCCCGTAAAAAGGATCTGGTGGACCTGAAAGTGGCAG ATTCCAAGACGCTCAGCGAATCGGAAAGGGAGCAGCTCTTTGAAAAGTTGAACGCTGCTCCGGATTACATCGGCTGGGCTGTGCACATACTATCGCCTAATGTCATTTCTACCAGTATGCAGCAGAG ggcgaaATACAACCTCAATGCCTTATCCCACGACACGGCCATCGGCCTGATTCAGTATGCGCTCGATGCTGGGGTGCAGCTAACAGAG GTGTTTGTGGATACAGTAGGTCCTGCAGAGAAGTACCAAGAGAAGCTGAAACAGAGATTCCCAGGCCTGGATGTGACCGTGAGACCAAAAGCTGATTCGTTGTTTCCTGTGGTCAGCGCAGCGAGTATCTGTGCCAAG GTGGCAAGAGACAGAGCGGTAAAGGGCTGGAAATTTGTTGAGGATTTAGGAGATATCGACACAAATTATGGTTCTGGGTATCCAAACG ATCCCAAGACAAAAGAATGGCTGGCCAGGTATTTGGATCCTGTCTTCGGATACCCTCAGTTTGTCCGGTTCAGCTGGAGTACAGCCCAAACCATTCTGCAGAGCAGAGCTGCCCCAGTCATCTG GGCGGATGATGAGGACGCAGCTGCCGGCTCGACAGGTAAATCTTCCTCCCAGCCTGTCCTCTCCTCGTACTTTTCATCCCAGAAGGAAGACTGTCAGCCCAAGAGACACCGGTTCTTCCAGGAAAGACTTTTGGAACCCCTGTCGGATCTGTAG